Within the Aspergillus luchuensis IFO 4308 DNA, chromosome 5, nearly complete sequence genome, the region GAGAGCCTTGTGTGCATTATTAATGCTTATTGTCAGCGTCGATCGTAGCGTACTAGTGCTTACGCATTCGTGTCTCCCGCGTGCGCACTGGTCAGAATCAGATTGACACATACGATGACGAGTATTTGGCAAAATGCTATGACGATGAATCATAAAGCCCAGCAGAGATCGACTAATACCAAGGTGGGGTGACTTCTGTTGTAGAATAAAATCCTTACATCCAGACGTAATTTTACTCGATCAGCACCTGCTCTTCGAACTTCAGTCACACGCATTTGAGATAAACGCTTTCATCATATAAAGCCAACTACTTCCACCAAGCTGTCCCTGGTTTGAATTCTGCTCGAGCCTCACTGCATGCTTTGCGCATATTACACCCAAACGACAAAAGTGGCAGTCATTCAATGAGTATAAGTATCTAGCTAATAAGCATAATTGTTTGTTGGCTTTCATTTACTGCGGTCTAGATTCTATGTGATTGTTCAACAATTTACCATCTATCAGTTTTAATGCCCCTCTCAACTTCACATGTATTAATAACAATTTCTGCGTCCACGCTGTCCTTCATATTCATGCCGTATCTATATTAGAATCATGATGTATATgtagaaaagagaaggttCAGTATGAGACAAAGCACATAGTCGAATGTAGTGTACGCAACTAGCATAATGCTCTAGGCAGTAATATCACGAGCAGAGACAACCGTCGCGAAAGCATCCTCCAGCTCACTCAACGCCACATCCTTCAAAGTTGCAGCCTCCACTCCAGGAATATTCCGATCGCCCACCGCATCACGCACGACTACAACCTCATAACCAAGTTCATTGCCAGCCCTGGCAGTCGTAGAGACACACACGTGCGCCATATAGCCGACCAGCACGATCTTCTTCCCAACAGCTCCGAGACTGCTCAAGTACTCGTGCAATTCCGTCTGGGCGAAAGAACTAGGGAAGTTCTTGCTGATAACTTTCTCCCCATACACAGGAGTGAGTTCGTCGAACTCATTTTCTAGGTGTGTGCCCGGTGTGAAGACGGGTGCGCCTGGTGGGGTCTGGTGAACAACGTGGACGATGTTGCTGCCGTTGTGAGTACCGTTGGTGCGGTACTTGGTCAAAAGGTCTGAAATTACTTTGCGGCTGTCAGAGACGCCCTCGATCTGGAGGTGGCCGCAAGCGTACTCATTTTGagcgtcgatgatgatcagaGTGGAGTCTTGGACTGAAGCGGTTGATGGAGGAGCACCAAGAAGTTGGCGGAGAGATTttgctggggaggaagaagacattgTGAAGAATGGTAACAGGGTGGTGGATAGAAAGTATTGGTTGACGAGTAATGCTAGTCTTGTGAAGAGTAGGATATCTTGTCTGATGTGTGAGAcggaaagaggagggatgtgAACAGACAAACAAACCTACTTATAGACAAAGACGCCTATTATATTACTCAGTATTTCGCACTTCGAGAGGTGGGGTACCTAGATGAGAATGATGTCTCATTTGGAGCCATGACCGACTCGAATGGCGTAGGGGCTGAAAGTGGCGAATAAGGCCATGCTATTCTTCGTCTCGATTTCTTGGCGGAATATACTTCCGTTTTAGGTTAGACCAAACGCACTGGGTCAGCGGATTCTACTTTGTAGAATTCCTCCTGCAGATGCATCCTCGATGTTTTCTGTCAATGATGTCGGTCGGAAATATGGATGTGAGTCATGAGAAATAATCAATGTTGAGAGCCTGCTGATGCACCTTGTTGAATTATCAGCGCTCGGGATTCTATTGAATTGTGCTACTTGCTGCAATAATCTCTCGTAGTATTCCGTCGATAGATCTGAGAAATGTTTGCATGGCTACTTGATAGCCTGGGCTCCTGTGCCGTCTGTATGATACCCGAAAATAAACACATATCGATACAAATTGTTTCTGCAAAATTTCAGTTACCATTATTGATCAAGTGTAAAGGCGTTGTATACTAATTATCTACCAGCCACCGTCCTTCATAGGATAGGCCGAATGTTAAACACAACTTATGTAATAGCTGACATATCCTTGACACCCAAATGCACGCAATGCTGGAGTGTTCAGGTGTTGCATTCGCCCGAATCAAGCATCATCGACCTGCATACTGTCCCCACTATTAGTTTGGGTCTAGCCTGCATTCACGAGTAATCTGAGCCAACTAGTTGCATCCTATGGGTTTGGATGGGATAGTTAGGATCAACGTTTATTGCTGGTGTAGCTTGCCATGAGGGTCAAGCAACGGTCCGTTTGCCAAAACTGCAGATCGAGGAAACTTGGTGTATGTAGGTTACCATTCTACTCCGAAGAACGAATCTCATTTCATGCATAGTGCGACGGAAAGGCACCTGAGTGTAGTCAGTGTCTACTAACAGGCCGCCAATGTCCAGGGTACCCAGTGAACTGGTCCTTCGTACAGAGCCAATCACAACCCGCCCGGAGTAGAAGATCACCATCGAACCTATCAAATCGGGATCACAGCCCCCGAGACACTGCAGAACATGAATCATCCTTATCGAACATTGCTTTTCGACCGTTGGAAGAAACTCATTTGCTTCCAACTTCAGAAGCAGGCTACAACTTGCATCGTGCCGAGCAGGTTGACTTCATCATAAGGAGCTATGTGCCCGACGAAGAGTTAGAGCTCCCTGGCATTATCTCTAATGAGCCACGGCCTCGCATATGTGGCTCATGGGTCGAAGTTCTTCCCAGTCTGAGCGAAAACACTGATTCTAATATCATTCTCGCTGCCTCGAAAGCTTTATCCACCTCAATCATGTCCCGGGGGTTCCCAGGAAGAGTCTCAGGTGTCGACAGCACGCGCAACTACCTTAACGCACTCAAGCTGATGCGGAAAGAGCTCAGCACGGCGAATATATCATCAGATCGAGAGCTACTGGCATCAATAATGTGCCTCAGCTTGGCAGAGGTCCGTCCTGCTTCAAATTATCTACTTCTAGGGGGCGCTTTGCTTATGAAGAGTTAGGTTATGTTTCCTGGTCCAAGTGAAGGTTTAAATATGCATATAGATGCTGTGGCACAAATCCTTCAGGCAAATGGACCCCAGCGTTATCAAACCGGAGTTGCCCACAGGTTATTTATCGGCTTCCGCCCTTTATTGGTGAGTAATACATCCCTGTTTCCGGGGTGTTTCTAACGCTTGTAGATGATAAACGCAATCCAATGCCGAACTCCATCTTTCCTGGGGTCGGATAACTGGAAGACGACCCCTTTTGCAATACTTAGCCCATCCCCAATGCAAAGCCTTCTTAGTCAGGCCGCTGCGCTTCCAACTATTTTACATACATTGGATAACTTATCTGGTCCAGGTACTTCGAATCAAAACCAATGCGAGTCTATACGCATATTGAAATGTTTTGAAGACTTGTTGAACAGGTTAAATGAGTGGGAGGCATCTGAATTTAACAATGCGACGTCTCCCCTTTACTGGTACCGAGATCAGGATGCAGAAGAAATCCCATGTATGTGGTTTCCTAGTATTACTATGGCCAACGCAATCACCTATATCTGGGCGTTTCGCATCATATGTCTCTGCGAGATGGAGCGTCTTGCGTCGTCTCTCCCACAGCCGAGCTTTGAATACCTGAGGATCTTGAAGGAACAACACATTGAGAGTGTTCAAATAAGTTCAGAGACACTCATGAGGCAGATATGCGAAAGTATGGAGTATCTTCTCCAGGGGGAAATGAAACTCTTCGGTCCTGCTTCCACAATCCTGCCTCTTCAGGTGGCCTACGCGGTAGCCACAATGAATGGTAATCAGCACAACGCGCAATTACCCACCTTGAAGAGAATTGTCGAGCGGCTAGTTCTCAAGGGACTTCAATCTTTTCCAATATTGATATTCGAAAAGAACTCTTTCCTTCACAGATGGGCTAGATAATCAAACAGGTGATTGGCAGAACTGATGGGTACGTGATTACATAGTTAATACAGTAACATGCAATTGCAGTATCTGTGATTTACATTCACAGACTGGAAGTGGATAACTAAGGGAAGATGTTGCAGGTGAATGAATAAAAGAACAAAAAAGTCTTCGATCTCGACTGATGATTCACTGGACGCCCGTGGCAAATACAAATCCCTACCGCGGGGATGTAAATTACTCACACCAGCCATGCATACCCTCCTACATCCAGAGTCTATCTTCATAAGAGTGGGCAATTATCACCACGAGGAAATCAAATAGCTAGGAATCCAAAGAAACTGCAACTTCAAGACACACAAACTCCTTAAACGTCAAACTATCAAACAATCAAACAGAAACCCCACCAAACACCCCAAAATggacatcatccaccaccaaaaccaccTCTCTATTACGACCGCCCTAACCTACCTCACTACACCCATCCCATGCTACTCCCTCCGCCGTATCCGAGCTGAATATCTCGCCGCCACCAAAAACGGCCCAGCATCACCACAATGCAATTTCATCTCATTCCGCCCCGTCAGCCCCGACCacctcttcgacatcatcggcACGATAGCCGGTCCGGTTGGCAGTCTTTACGAAGGAGGCCTTTTCCATATCCACATCCGCATCCCACCATTGTATCCCGATCTACCGCCGGTATGCATGTTCATGACGAAGATCTGGCATCCGAACATTGGTCCGTACGGGGAAGTCTGTTTGAATATTTTGCAAGATGAGTGGAGTCAGGCACTTTCTGTGCGGACCGTTCTGCTGTCACTTTCTGCTATGTTGGGGGAtccggggatgggggtggaaggTGGTAATGTTGTGTATGGCTTTGCGAATGAGGACGCGGGGAGCATGTTTTTGGATAATCGGGCGATGTTTGAGATGGCTGCGAGAGATTGGACGAGAATGTATGCCTCCGGGGCGGACGCTTTAGAGTGATTGTTCGCAGGCGTGTGGTGTGATTATGGCTGGGGAGGCGTATCATCACATTTGCCAACAACTTTGTACGTTAGCATCCCCTTATGCAGAAATGTTCGCTTCAGAAATACCTTCGGCAGTAATGTCTTTGCCTGGCTTAAATTCTTACTACAAATTGCTTCCATTTCAATAAGACACACACAGCTTTGGCTTTTTGAGGAGAAACTATAAGCATTGTAAAGGCCAATCAACTGTCCTATTAGCTAGCTCATCATTGAGAGATTTAGTAATTACCCGATGCTACGATAAGGACTCTCCTATGCGATACAAATTGGGAAGTATCTTCCAATTGAGTATCATAACTTCTTTACGGAAAGCTGGTACCAAGTGCTGAAACACAACTAACATGGCCAGCAGCAAATATCTTCAATCCAGCCTAAGGTCCATAATGAATGATGGAGAACACCATCATGCTTGAGCAGCGATTCCCTGAATATCAGCCGTTTCCAACCCAACTCCATCCCTCTCATAACCATCCTGGAACCCCAATATCAACTGCCTAGCC harbors:
- the ISC1_1 gene encoding putative isochorismatase family hydrolase (COG:Q;~EggNog:ENOG410PN9I;~InterPro:IPR000868,IPR036380;~PFAM:PF00857;~antiSMASH:Cluster_5.6), giving the protein MSSSSPAKSLRQLLGAPPSTASVQDSTLIIIDAQNEYACGHLQIEGVSDSRKVISDLLTKYRTNGTHNGSNIVHVVHQTPPGAPVFTPGTHLENEFDELTPVYGEKVISKNFPSSFAQTELHEYLSSLGAVGKKIVLVGYMAHVCVSTTARAGNELGYEVVVVRDAVGDRNIPGVEAATLKDVALSELEDAFATVVSARDITA
- a CDS encoding uncharacterized protein (COG:S;~EggNog:ENOG410PQ3E;~InterPro:IPR036864,IPR001138;~PFAM:PF00172;~go_function: GO:0000981 - DNA-binding transcription factor activity, RNA polymerase II-specific [Evidence IEA];~go_function: GO:0008270 - zinc ion binding [Evidence IEA];~go_process: GO:0006355 - regulation of transcription, DNA-templated [Evidence IEA]), which codes for MRVKQRSVCQNCRSRKLGCDGKAPECSQCLLTGRQCPGYPVNWSFVQSQSQPARSRRSPSNLSNRDHSPRDTAEHESSLSNIAFRPLEETHLLPTSEAGYNLHRAEQVDFIIRSYVPDEELELPGIISNEPRPRICGSWVEVLPSLSENTDSNIILAASKALSTSIMSRGFPGRVSGVDSTRNYLNALKLMRKELSTANISSDRELLASIMCLSLAEVMFPGPSEGLNMHIDAVAQILQANGPQRYQTGVAHRLFIGFRPLLMINAIQCRTPSFLGSDNWKTTPFAILSPSPMQSLLSQAAALPTILHTLDNLSGPGTSNQNQCESIRILKCFEDLLNRLNEWEASEFNNATSPLYWYRDQDAEEIPCMWFPSITMANAITYIWAFRIICLCEMERLASSLPQPSFEYLRILKEQHIESVQISSETLMRQICESMEYLLQGEMKLFGPASTILPLQVAYAVATMNGNQHNAQLPTLKRIVERLVLKGLQSFPILIFEKNSFLHRWAR
- a CDS encoding uncharacterized protein (COG:O;~EggNog:ENOG410PX8Y;~InterPro:IPR016135,IPR023313,IPR000608;~PFAM:PF00179), with the protein product MDIIHHQNHLSITTALTYLTTPIPCYSLRRIRAEYLAATKNGPASPQCNFISFRPVSPDHLFDIIGTIAGPVGSLYEGGLFHIHIRIPPLYPDLPPVCMFMTKIWHPNIGPYGEVCLNILQDEWSQALSVRTVLLSLSAMLGDPGMGVEGGNVVYGFANEDAGSMFLDNRAMFEMAARDWTRMYASGADALE